One part of the Anaeromyxobacter sp. Fw109-5 genome encodes these proteins:
- the larB gene encoding nickel pincer cofactor biosynthesis protein LarB — protein MDERKLRRLLDGVRKGDTTVDDAVADMKHAPFERLGDVATLDTHRALRVGMPEVVLAESKTAAQVAAIAKQLAARGPLLVTRLAPDKAAAARRAVKGATYDPVSRTLRKGRMDLPARGPVAVCCAGTSDIPVCEEAAVTLDVMGVEAIRIYDVGVAGLHRLLARRGDLERARAVIVVAGMEGALPSVVGGLVGRPVIGVPTSVGYGASLGGIAPLLTMLNSCAPNVTVVNIDNGFGAAFVAGLVARE, from the coding sequence GCCGGCTCCTCGACGGCGTCCGCAAGGGCGACACCACCGTGGACGACGCGGTCGCGGACATGAAGCACGCGCCGTTCGAGCGCCTCGGCGACGTGGCCACCCTCGACACGCACCGCGCCCTGCGCGTCGGCATGCCCGAGGTGGTGCTCGCGGAGTCCAAGACGGCCGCCCAGGTGGCCGCCATCGCGAAGCAGCTCGCCGCGCGGGGCCCGCTGCTCGTGACGCGCCTCGCGCCGGACAAGGCCGCCGCGGCGCGCCGGGCGGTGAAGGGCGCGACCTACGATCCGGTGTCGCGCACGCTGCGCAAGGGGCGGATGGACCTGCCCGCGCGCGGGCCGGTCGCGGTCTGCTGCGCCGGCACGAGCGACATCCCGGTGTGCGAGGAGGCGGCGGTCACGCTCGACGTGATGGGCGTCGAGGCGATCCGCATCTACGACGTGGGCGTGGCCGGGCTGCACCGCCTGCTCGCCCGCCGCGGCGACCTCGAGCGGGCGCGGGCGGTCATCGTGGTGGCGGGCATGGAGGGCGCGCTCCCCTCGGTGGTGGGCGGGCTCGTGGGCCGGCCGGTGATCGGCGTGCCCACCTCGGTCGGCTACGGCGCCTCGCTGGGCGGGATCGCGCCGCTGCTGACCATGCTGAACTCGTGCGCGCCCAACGTGACGGTGGTGAACATCGACAACGGCTTCGGCGCGGCGTTCGTTGCGGGCCTCGTCGCCCGAGAGTAA